Proteins encoded by one window of Massilia sp. NR 4-1:
- a CDS encoding DsbA family oxidoreductase: protein MSTPLRIDFVSDVSCPWCAVGLNSLETALQRLGAEVQPEIHFQPFELNPNMGKEGQEITEHLTQKYGATAEQQEQSRAVIRQRGADVGFEFAMDKRSRIYNTFDAHRLLHWAGETAGPAQKALKHALFGTYFTRGEDPSSHEVLLKAAAEAGLDPAAAAEVLASGRYADEVRAAERFYQQNGISSVPAVIINERHLMVGGQPPEAFEEALREILAQK, encoded by the coding sequence ATGTCCACCCCCCTCCGTATCGACTTCGTTTCCGATGTTTCCTGCCCCTGGTGCGCTGTTGGCCTGAATTCGCTGGAAACCGCGCTGCAGCGCCTGGGCGCCGAAGTCCAGCCCGAGATCCACTTCCAGCCCTTTGAACTGAACCCGAATATGGGCAAGGAAGGGCAGGAGATCACCGAACACCTGACCCAGAAATATGGCGCCACGGCCGAACAGCAGGAGCAGAGCCGCGCCGTGATCCGCCAGCGCGGCGCCGATGTCGGCTTCGAATTCGCCATGGATAAACGCAGCCGCATCTACAACACTTTCGATGCCCACCGCCTGCTGCACTGGGCGGGCGAAACTGCGGGCCCGGCGCAGAAGGCGCTGAAGCACGCCCTGTTTGGCACCTACTTCACGCGCGGCGAAGATCCCAGCTCGCACGAGGTGCTGCTCAAAGCCGCGGCCGAAGCCGGCCTGGACCCGGCCGCCGCCGCCGAGGTGCTGGCCTCGGGCCGCTATGCCGACGAGGTGCGCGCCGCGGAACGCTTCTACCAGCAGAACGGCATTAGCTCGGTGCCCGCCGTGATCATCAACGAGCGCCACCTGATGGTGGGCGGCCAGCCGCCGGAAGCCTTTGAGGAGGCGCTGCGCGAGATCCTGGCGCAGAAATAA
- a CDS encoding DUF427 domain-containing protein, with protein MPKATWNGAVIAEASANEVEIVEHNVYFPPERVNQEYLQPNSHTTLCPWKGVASYYDVVVDGKVNQNAAWYYPTPSEAARQIKDRIAFWHGVEVAH; from the coding sequence ATGCCGAAAGCAACATGGAATGGCGCGGTGATCGCTGAAGCCAGCGCCAATGAAGTCGAAATCGTCGAGCACAATGTGTATTTCCCGCCGGAGCGCGTGAACCAGGAATACCTGCAGCCGAACAGCCATACCACCCTGTGTCCGTGGAAGGGCGTGGCCAGCTATTACGACGTGGTGGTCGACGGCAAGGTCAATCAGAACGCCGCCTGGTACTACCCCACGCCAAGCGAAGCGGCGCGCCAGATCAAGGACCGCATCGCCTTCTGGCACGGCGTGGAAGTCGCGCACTGA
- a CDS encoding AAA family ATPase — MGFAARPYLQRVSADYGRADLDAFPFTIPAVRELSAIDFHPDVTFFIGENGSGKSTLMEAIALALGFSMEGGTLNVRLNTASHDSALRDALKLSRSFRKPSDHYFFRAESFFNVATYMEEMGYLQGYGGSLHARSHGEAFMSVLVNKFQGRGLYLLDEPEAALSPNRQLAALSAIDQLVKQDSQFIIVTHSPILLSYPNAKILCFDSGGITEMAYEDTEHYAVTRDFLNHYQRRLQQLLEPD, encoded by the coding sequence ATGGGCTTTGCCGCGCGGCCGTATCTGCAGCGCGTCAGCGCGGATTATGGCCGCGCCGATCTGGACGCTTTCCCGTTCACGATTCCGGCCGTGCGCGAACTGAGCGCCATCGATTTTCATCCGGACGTTACCTTCTTCATCGGCGAGAATGGCAGCGGCAAATCCACGCTGATGGAAGCCATCGCGCTGGCGCTGGGCTTCAGCATGGAAGGCGGCACGCTGAACGTGCGTCTGAACACGGCCAGCCACGATTCGGCGCTGCGCGATGCGCTCAAGCTCTCGCGCAGCTTCCGCAAGCCGTCCGACCACTACTTCTTCCGCGCCGAAAGCTTCTTCAACGTCGCCACCTATATGGAGGAGATGGGCTATCTGCAAGGCTATGGCGGCTCGCTGCATGCGCGCTCGCATGGCGAAGCCTTCATGTCGGTGCTGGTGAACAAATTCCAGGGCAGGGGACTTTACCTGCTGGACGAACCGGAAGCGGCGCTCTCGCCCAACCGCCAGCTGGCGGCGCTATCCGCCATCGACCAGCTGGTGAAGCAGGATTCCCAGTTCATCATCGTCACCCACTCGCCCATCCTGCTGTCTTACCCGAACGCCAAGATTCTGTGCTTCGACAGCGGCGGCATCACCGAAATGGCGTATGAGGATACCGAGCATTACGCCGTCACCCGCGATTTCCTGAACCACTACCAGCGCCGCCTGCAGCAATTGCTGGAACCCGACTAA
- a CDS encoding sensor domain-containing diguanylate cyclase — protein sequence MLAAEPIQTLPFRRPQDDQHRLAALHRYDVLEEPAGEDFRFLTELAARICGVPYALITLVDAEQVWVKSYTGLAVDKLPRDQCYCSLAVLGENATEIPDLSQDARTARMPLTVGEPHLRMYSSVALSTSDGYALGTLCVMDVKPGRLSAEQRGLLQGLARQAMALIELRAKEKALQASLHELELLATTDELTGLHNRRSLLHRLKFEVARTRRFRTPLSAVMIDLDHFKRVNDEYGHAAGDQVLAGIGQLVRDNIRVIDVPGRYGGEELCILLPNTPPDGARKFADSLRAKIAAQVHHDGARSIQVTASLGIASFNHMDIDDADSLLRQADAALYRAKQNGRNRVEN from the coding sequence ATGTTAGCCGCAGAACCGATCCAGACGCTGCCTTTCCGGCGGCCGCAGGATGACCAGCACCGCCTGGCCGCCCTGCACCGCTACGATGTACTCGAGGAACCGGCCGGGGAAGATTTCCGCTTCCTCACCGAACTGGCCGCCCGCATCTGCGGCGTGCCCTATGCCTTGATCACGCTGGTCGACGCCGAGCAGGTCTGGGTCAAGTCCTATACCGGCCTGGCCGTCGACAAGCTGCCGCGCGACCAGTGCTATTGCTCGCTGGCCGTGCTGGGCGAGAACGCCACCGAGATCCCCGACCTGAGCCAGGATGCGCGCACCGCGCGCATGCCGCTGACCGTGGGCGAGCCGCATCTGCGCATGTACAGCAGCGTGGCCCTGAGCACCTCCGACGGCTATGCCCTCGGCACCCTGTGCGTGATGGACGTGAAACCCGGCCGCCTGAGCGCAGAACAGCGCGGCTTGCTGCAAGGCCTGGCGCGCCAGGCGATGGCCCTGATCGAACTGCGCGCCAAGGAAAAGGCGCTGCAAGCCTCGCTGCACGAGCTGGAGCTGCTGGCCACCACCGACGAGCTGACCGGCCTGCACAACCGGCGCTCCCTGCTGCACCGCCTGAAATTCGAAGTGGCGCGCACGCGCCGCTTCCGCACCCCGCTGTCGGCCGTGATGATCGATCTTGACCACTTCAAGCGGGTCAACGACGAGTACGGCCACGCCGCCGGCGATCAGGTGCTGGCCGGCATCGGCCAGCTGGTGCGCGACAATATCCGCGTGATCGACGTGCCAGGCCGCTATGGCGGCGAAGAGCTGTGCATCCTGCTGCCCAACACGCCGCCCGACGGCGCGCGCAAGTTCGCTGATTCTTTGCGTGCAAAAATCGCGGCGCAGGTGCATCATGACGGCGCGCGCAGCATCCAGGTCACGGCCAGCCTCGGTATCGCTTCCTTCAACCATATGGACATCGACGATGCCGACAGCCTGCTGCGCCAGGCCGATGCCGCCCTGTACCGCGCCAAGCAGAATGGGCGCAACCGGGTGGAGAACTGA